In Paenibacillus sonchi, the genomic stretch GCAGGTCTGCCGGGGAGCCCATCAGCCGGTGACGGATTGATGCAGGTAGAACCTAACACACGTAATGCTTATCTATCCCAGTTCAGTGCCAAATTTGGTCGCTCGTATAATCACAGCAGTGAACAGGATCAGGTATGCCTGGGCGCACTGATTCTGGATGAGAAGATTGTCAGGTTCGGAAATATATACAACGGACTGTTGCACTATAACGGAGGAGACAACTGGTATCCAGGCGCTACAGATTCCTATGGCCGTCCTATTCTGGCAGATCAATACGCCAATGCCGTTTATGCTACATATAAGGGGTATGGCGGGAAGAATTAAAAGAAGGCAAAAAGACGCTCGGGGATTTCCTCGCAGCGTCTTTATTTTGCACCTTGGGATGGATATCCCAACATATGGTACGATGTAATAGAAGTCTATCTGAAGGATCTAGGCTAAGGGGGAAGGCCAGTGAATGAAACAAACTCTCATCATTGTAATCTGAATATATGGGCTCATCTACCTGATGAAGTATGGAATAAGGTTGCTAATATATATGAGTCTATGCCTGGTTGGATGGGCTATACAGACGGGATTCCACACTGGTTTGGGCAGGAAGAGGATGATATTTTCATTTCGGCATCCGTTGAGCCGAGCGGATTATCATTTCATGCGCAGATGAATCAGAGCGATTGGGATTCATGGATGGATAGGTTTAAATCAGAAGCGACGAGAGTATTGGGGTTTGAGGTGGGGGAGCCTGAGGATGGGTTTGTGTAGTGAAAAATTAAAGAATACACGCCTTGGGTAGTAAGCCTGAGGCGTGTTTTTGATATTAGTGCATGGTGTCTGTCAATAACTTTTCAAAAAACGCATATATCTTATGATATAATTCATTATGGTTAGCTGTACAATAACGAGCTGATTCTAAATGGAGTTAAGCGAAGCGATTAAAAAGTGCGTTTGGAGCTGTGTTTGTCTCAAGATGGGCTTGCGCGTGAGCTTCATGTTGGATTTACATCTGTGAATAGATGCGAGAATAATTATACAAGGCCGAATTCAATAGCCCGTCATGCTTTAATAGAGCTTTGTAAGAATGAAAATATTAGTCTTCAGCTGATTGGGCTGCTCATGAAAACAATTAGGCATTGCATACTGAAAGGGCTTCGGCTAATACTATTTTATAGCATAAGGAGGTTTGGATATGAAATCTGAAAGACAAATAGAGGTCGAATTTATTGAAAAGCTTCGTGATTTAAAATACATATATCGGGAAGACATTCGAGACAAATCGGCACTTGAAGCTAATTTCAAAGAGCATTTCGAAAAATTGAATCGTGTAAATTTAAGTGATTCTGAATTTTCACGCCTCAGGGATAATATTATCACTGCAGATGTGTTCACTGCAGCTAAGACTTTAAGAGAAATCAATACCTTCAAACGTGATGATGACACGCCATTACAATACACTCTTGTTAATATTAAAGACTGGTGTAAAAATGAATTTGAAGTGATAAATCAGTTGCGAATTAATACGGATAATAGCAACCATCGTTATGATGTTATCATCCTCATTAATGGTGTTCCTGTTGTTCAGGTTGAGCTGAAGTCACTGCAAATCACACCTAAAAAAGCAATGGAGCAAATTGTAGAATATAAAAACGACCCGGGCAATGGTTATACAAATTCATTGCTTTGCTTTATGCAGCTTTTTATTGTGAGCAATGAGAGTAACACATATTATTTCGCCAACAATCACAAGGAGCACTTTTGCTTCAATGCAGACGAGCGTTTTTTGCCGATTTATCAGATGGCAGATGAAGACAATAATAAAATTACCCATCTCCATGATTTTTCTGATAAGTTTTTGCTAAAATGCACTCTCGGGCAACTAATCAGTCGATATATGGTGCTTGTGGTAAGTGAGCAGAAATTGATGATTATGCGTCCTTATCAGATCTATGCTGTTAAGGCGATAATGAACTGTATCGACCAGAATCGTGGTAATGGATATATTTGGCACACTACCGGAAGCGGTAAAACACTTACATCATTTAAAGCATCAACCCTTTTGAAAGACAACCCTGAAATTAAGAAGTGTCTATTTGTTGTTGACAGAAAAGACCTTGATAGACAAACTCGATTAGAATTCAATAAATTTCAAGAAGGCTGCGTTGAAGAGAACACAAATACAGAAAGTTTGGTTAAGCGTCTGACTTCGGATGATTATCGTGACAAAGTTATAGTTACCACAATCCAAAAGCTTGGTCTTGCTCTTGATGAAGACCACAAGCGTAACCAAGAGAAAAAGAAAAGGGGCGAGCCTACCTACAAAGATCGTTTGGCAAAGCTTACTGATCAACGTATTGCTATTATTTTTGATGAATGTCATCGTTCCCAGTTTGGTGATAATCATGAAGCAATTAAAAACTTTTTCCCAAAAGCACAGCTTTTTGGGTTTACTGGAACGCCAATATTTCCAGAAAACGCAACATATAAGCAAATTGATGGTGAAGTTAAAACTCTTATCACAACAATAGATGTTTTTGAAAAAGAACTGCATGCCTATACCATAACGAATGCCATTGATGACCGTAATGTACTTCGTTTTCACATTGATTATTATAAGCCGGAAGATCTCAAAAAAGCAGTAAAGGTCTCTGACAATGTAAGTAAAAAGGCAATTGCCGAAGCAATACTATCAAAACACGATGCCGCTACTAATGGTAGACGTTACAATGCGATGTTTGCTACAGCTTCTATCAATGATGCAATAGAATACTTTGAGATCTTCAAGTCGTTACAAGGGGAACGCAAAAAGAATGAGGCCAGAAGCTTTGAGTCATTGAATATTGCCTGTGTTTTCTCTCCACCGGCTGAAGGAAACAAAGATGTTAAGCAGTTACAAGAAGACCTGCAGCAAGAAAAAGCGGATAACGAACAAGAACCCGATAAGAAAAAGGCTGCGCTCAAAATCATCATTGATGACTATAACTTGCAGTACGGCACAAATCACAGCATAAATGAATTCGATTTATACTATCAAGATGTGCAAAAACGCATTAAAGACCAAAAGTACCCTAATTCCGACTATCCGCATGCAAACAAAATTGATATAACTATTGTGGTGGATATGCTTTTAACCGGATTTGATTCCAAGTATCTAAATACCCTGTACGTTGATAAAAATTTAAAACAACATGGTTTAATCCAAGCATTTTCACGAACAAATCGTGTTTTGAACGACACAAAGCCTTACGGAAATATTCTTGACTTTAGAGGGCAAGAGAAGGATGTAGATGGAGCAATTGCGCTGTTCTCTGGAAAAGGAAACAGTAGTAGGGCAAAAGAAATTTGGCTTGTCGATCCGGCTCCTGTTGTGGTTGAAAAGCTGGATAAGGCGGTTGCCGAGCTTGAAAGGTTTATGGAATCCCAGGGGTTAGAATACAAGCCGGAACAAGTAAATAATCTTAAGGGTGATGCCGCACGAGGCGAATTCATCAATAAATTCAAAGAAGTGCAGCGCCTTAAAACACAGCTTGACCAATATACAGATATTAAAGAAGAACAAGCGGCAAAAGTTGAGGAATTATTGCCAGAAGACACTTTGCGTGCGTTCCGTGGTGTATATATTGAAACAGCTCAAATGCTAAAAGCACAGCAAGGCAAAGATTTCAAGGATAAAGACCCTGTGGTCGAACAGCTCGATTTTGAGTTTGTTCTGTTTTCCTCTGCCGTAATTGATTATGATTACATCATGTCACTAATTTCTAGGTATACACAACCGGATGTGCCTAAAAAAGAAAAAATGAGTCGTGATCAGCTCATTAGTTTGCTTTGTTCCAATTCCAATATGATGGAAGAGCGTGAGGATATAATTGCTTATATCAGTATGTTGGAAACCGGAAAAGGGTTGGATGAAAAGGCAATAAAAGCAGGATACCAAAAATTCAAGGAAGAAAAAGCAGAGAAAGAAATGAAATTAATTGCAAACAAACATGGTATTGAACCTGCATCGTTGCAAGCCTTTGTAGATGAAATTATAGGTCGTATGATTTTTGACGGTGAAAAACTAAGCGATTTGTTAGAGCCTCTGGAGCTTGGCTGGAGAGACAGGACAAAGAAGGAACTGGAATTAATGGACAATTTAATCCCGCTGCTTAAAAAGCTTGCAGACGGACGTGTGATTGTGGGGCTGAATGCGTATGAATAAGAAAGATAAAGTGACTATGGTACCGAAACTAAGGTTTCCTGAATTTAGTGAAAACGGCGCAATTAACCTTGAGAATGGAAATGTAATATTTGAATCAATCAGTAATAAAAATCATAACTCCGATCTTCTTGTTCTCGCTATAACGCAGGAACATGGAGCAGTTCCAAGAGATCAGATTGATTATAATGTGTCAGTAACGGATAAGAGCCTTGTAAGTTACAAGGTTGTCGAGATAGGAGACTTTATCATTAGTTTAAGGTCATTTCAAGGCGGCATAGAATATTCGTTGTATCATGGTATTTGCAGTCCAGCTTATATTATTTTACGCAAAAAAACTCCAATAGTGGAACAATACTACAAGTATTATTTTAAAACAAATAAGTTTATACAAGATCTAAACAAAGACTTAGAAGGCATAAGAGATGGTAAGATGGTGAGCTATAGTCAATTTTCTTCTATACTACTACCTAAACCAGAAAACAAAGAACAACAAAAAATTGCTGAATGCCTTTCTTCACTTGATAGTCTGATCAGCGCTGAAGATAAAAAGCTTGAGGCTCTTAAAGCGCATAAAAAAGGCTTAATGCAGAAGTTATTCCCCGCCGAGGGTGAGACTGTACCAGAGTGGAGGTTTCCGGAGTTTAGGGGTAGTGGTGAATGGGAAGAAAGAAAGCTTTCAAAGGTTTGCGCTATGCAGGCTGGGAAATTTGTGAAGGCGTCAGAGATTTTTAAAGAAAGAAAAGACAATATGCATCCATGTTATGGAGGGAATGGCTTACGTGGATATACGTTCTCGTACACTCATTCTGGCGAGTTTCCCCTTATTGGCAGACAGGGCGCACTCTGTGGTAATGTTACTTATGGAACAGGTGATTTTCATGCAACTGAACATGCAGTTGTGGCAACAAAGAGTGAAGGCATAATTGCAAAGTGGCTTTACTATTTATTAATAAATCTAAAATTAAACCAATATGCAACAGGGCAGGCACAACCAGGCTTGTCGGTTGAAACACTTGAAAAAATAACAACGTGTGTTCCGAAAGAAGAAAAAGAACAACAAAAAATTGCTGATTGTCTTTCTTCCCTTGATGATCTCATAATCTCACAAGCAGATAAAATTGAAGTTCTACAGGCCCACAAAAAAGGCTTAATGCAAGGGCTCTTCCCTTCTATTAAGGAGGTGAGTGAATGAGTCCCCAACCGATATCTTCTTTTTCCGATTTAAACGCGTTGGCGACCCATTTTAGAACGCTTCTTGGTAGCAAGAAGTATGTTCTTCTTTTTGCCTATAATGGGACTGGGAAAACAAGACTTTCCTGCGCGTTTAAGGATTTGGGGAAACAACCCATTCCCGGTAGTGAAGAAAAGTCGACAGACACGTTGTATTATAACGCTTTTACGGAAGACTTGTTTACTTGGGATAACGATTTAGAAGGTGATACGGAAAGGCGTTTGTATCTAAATAGAAGTTCAAAGTTTTTTAATGGCTTACGGGAGCTTGCAATGGAAGAACGCATACGCAAGTTTTTAAGGCGATATGCAGATTTTGATTTTGATATTATGTATGATGAATGGTTTGTACACTTTTCAAGAGAAGTGCGAAACAATAATAACGCAACTGAAAAAGTGGAAAATATTAAAGTTTCTCGTGGAGAAGAAAATATTTTTGTTTGGTGCTTCTTTCTTGCGATTGTTGAACTTGTAGTTGACCAAGAGCCGGCATATAGTTGGGTTAAGTACATCTATATTGATGATCCAATCTCATCTTTAGACGATAATAATGCAATTGCAATTGCAAGCCATTTGGCTCAGTTATTGAAAGAGCAAGAAGATTTAAAAGTTGTGATCTCCTCTCACCATGCGTTGTTCTTCAATGTAATGTATAATGAGTTAAAAAAATCAAAGGGGAAAGATTACTTTTTAACTAAAAACAGAGAAACTGGCGAGTATGCACTTCAAGATACTGGTGAGACACCATTTTTCCATCATGTTGCATTGATTATAGAATTGAGAGAAGCGGTGAGAACTGGGAAGCTATACACATATCATTTTAATATCTTACGTAATATTCTTGAAAAATCGGCATCATTTCATGGATATACAGATTTTAGCGAGTGTATTAAGAGTGGAGATGACGACTCAGATGAAGTTACATATGCAAGGTATGTGAATATATTAAGTCATGGTAATTATTCCCTATTTGAACCGAGAGAAATGGTTGACGATAATAAAAAGGTCTTTAGAGATATTTTAGATCGTTATATGAATTTATATAGGTTTAACCCTGATTTGTTTAACGAAGAAACGAGGGAAAATGATGAATGATGCACAACAAAAACAATTAGGTGCAACCCTGTGGGGTATCGCCGATAAACTGCGTGGTGCTATGAATGCCGACGATTTCCGTGATTATATGCTATCCTTTCTCTTCTTGCGCTATCTTTCAGATAATTATGAGGAAGCTGTAAAAAAAGAGCTTGGAAGCGATTATTTGCAATCTGAGGAAGAAATAAATAAAATCGTCGTTTCAGCTAATCAAGATGATGCTGTTAATGCATTGAAAGAACAGATAACAGACTATTTTAATAAACAGCAATTAGATAGCAAGGTAAAAAAGACCTTAATTGAAGAACATGAGGCGTTGTTGGAAAGTGGGAAGCTGACACCTCTTGTGGTTTGGTATATTAACAATTTAGATCAAGTGACTACATTTGAAAAACAAATGCGCCGTAAAGTTCATTTTGTAATTAAGCCACACTATCTTTGGAGTAATATATATGAATTAGCCCGCACACAAAGTAAATACCTTTTGAAGACCTTGCAATCAGGCTTTAAGTTTATAGAAAATGAATCCTTTGATAGTACATTTCGTGGTTTGTTCTCCGAGGTTAATCTCGACTCTGACAAAATTGGAAAAAATTATGAATTGCGAAATGAAACGCTGTGCTCAATAATAACTGCTATTGCAGAAGGATTATCAGAGTTCCCTAACGAAAGTGATATTTTAGGCGATGCTTATGAATACTTAATAGGGCAATTTGCAGCGGGCTCAGGCAAAAAAGCCGGGGAATTTTATACGCCTCAGCAAATTTCAACCATCCTTTCTCGCATAGTTACTCTTGACAGCCAAGACCCAAGCACAGGCAAAAAGAAGCAACTCAAAAACGTGCTTGACTTTGCGTGTGGCTCCGGCTCGCTTCTAATTAATGTTAGAAAACAGCTTGGTGCTAATAGCATCGGTCAGATATACGGACAGGAAAAGAATATTACAACTTACAACCTTGCTCGTATGAATATGCTTCTGCATGGGCTTAAAGATTCTGAGTTTAAAATATTTCACGGAGATTCTCTGCTAAATGATTGGGACATTCTTAATGAAATGAACCCGGCAAAAAAGTTGGAATTTGATGCAGTAGTAGCCAATCCACCTTTCAGCTACCGTTGGGAGCCTAATGACACTCTGGCAGAAGATTTCCGCTTTAAAAGCTACGGCGTTGCACCAAAATCGGCGGCCGACTTCGCATTTTTACTTCATGGGTTTCACTTTTTAAGTGATGAGGGAACAATGGCAATCATCTTGCCTCATGGTGTTCTGTTCCGTGGTGGTGCAGAGGAGAAAATCAGAACAAAACTACTCAAAGATGGAAATATCGACACTGTTATTGGCTTGCCTGCTAACCTGTTTTTCTCAACAGGTATTCCGGTTTGTATTCTTGTACTTAAAAAATGCAAAAAATTTGATGACGTGCTGTTTATAAATGCAAGTGAGTACTACAATAAGGGTAAACGGCAAAATGTTCTTTTGCCGGAACATATTGATAAAATAGTTGACACATATCAATATCGAAAAGAAGACGACAAAAGGTATTCTCGCCGCGTCTCAATGGAAGAAATCGAGAGAAACGGCTATAATCTGAACATGTCACGATATGTGAGCACGGCTGCAGAAGAAGAAATTGTCAACCTTACAGATGTGAAAAAGAATCTGGATGAAATCGAAGATACTATTAGCAAAGCAAAGGTTATGCACAACCAATTTTTAAAAGAGCTTGGTTTACCTGAGTTGCCATAAGGCTAAGATGTTGTTTCAGCTTCCGAGCAGCTCATTTGTCTATAATCCCATGTGTGCTCTCAAATCTTTTTTTGATTCTAATTTAGTAGGTTTGAGAGCTTACACAAAGTGTTTTACAGACCAGGTATATCTCGTATAAGCGAAACTAAAGGAGATACAAAGTTGGACATTGCTTCAGGTCACTAACCTTTTGAACATTTTAGGTATATACTTACGCGTAATTGCCAATACCCATTAGGGGTTGAGTAAAGGGTTTGGACAAATAGGAAAGGTAGGTTTATGCAAGTGCATTCAGTTAAAGAAAATAACGATCTCTTTATACCAGGATAGTTAAATTACACTTTCTCTTCATTCACTCTCCCCCAACAGAAACCTCCAGCGCTTTCGCAATTGCCACCACCTCATAATCCTACACAAGCCTGTTGACCTTCCAATCGCGATAAACTGGTCGGGCTGATGTCTAAACCGAAGATATGCAACTTGGGAATGTATCCCTTTTTCCTGTAGACGATGTATAGAAATTTCAATTCGTTTATCGATTTTATTTTATTTTAATTCGATATTCGCATTAAAATAACATTTTCTTCGCATACAATTTGGCTATAGGCGATACCGAAATGAAGCATCGAAAAGATTCACCGGTGACAAAAATTTCATTGGAGTGCGAGTTGTAGCCATTTGAAAAGCTTAGCTAATGATAATAGCTTTGCTAGAAAGGTGAGGATGCAATGCACAATCTGACGCACAAATATGAGGAGGAGAAGCGCAAGTTGAATGAACTCGGACAGAAATCACTGGAGCAGGGGATTCCGTTAAGCAGCAATGAAGCGGTTCAGGCCCAGAGTCGTAAGGTGGACGAACTCATTAATCGGATGTATCAGAAAAAAAACGGACATGTAGGAACATTTCGTTCCGAATATTGTCTAGGAGGGGATGGGGTGAGCTTTCCGGCATGGTTTATACAAACGATTCAAGGGCGATTGGATGAGGTGAGCGCACGGATTGAACATCAATCCGAGCCAAGACAAGCTTTTGAAGAAGAGCGCAAAGCTTTTCTTGCGTTGTTTGCCTCCATGGATATTGCACGTAAGCCAGAGTTTGAGTATTGGGAGGATAAGCTTTCTTTAAAGCAATCCGTTATATATGAACGTCTATATCTACAAGGGCTTAAGGATGGAATGCAGCTTGCTAATGCATTTGCTGCTCCTTCTGTTCTATCAGATTAAGACGAAATCCAAGGTATACGTTAACTTTATGTTGAGGCTGTCCATGCGACAGTCCTTTTTTCTTGTGTACATGTTTGGAAGGAATACATTCCCATATTGTCGAATAACCATACATATTGTAAATCCAGTTGATACGAGGTTTTGCTATGTTTAAAACGCTATTGTCTCTCTTCAAAAAACCCGACACTAAGCCGCCACAGGCGGGGCGTAAGGTGCAAACTCCCAAGCCGAAACCAAAGGTAGCTCTAACCCGAATCGGAGAGCTGGGCGAGCACAAAATCAATCTTCAATTGGAGCAGCTTCCTAAAGAATGCAAAGCGTTGAGCGATTTATTGATTCCAAATCCAAGCGCGCACGGGCTATTCTCAGGTGGATCATCTCGTTATTTCTCCGTACGGCCTATTCGTGATTGAGACGAAGAATTATCAGGGTGAGATTAAAGGTGGGCGTCAGGATCAGCAATGGTCAGTGAGCAACCGCTACAAGATGTACAATCCGCTGAAACAAAACTATGGACATATCAAGGCCATCGAGGGCCTGTTAAAAGGTGTAGCCGCAGTAAAATTCATCTCTATGATTTCATTCACGATGAGATGTCGGTTCAGTATTGATCCAGAGCTTCGGAAAATCGACTCAGATGAACTGGTTGTCTATGATGTGGAACTAAGTGAGTTTATCTCTAGGAAGCTGATTAGTTTAAAAACGGGAACTCCTGAACCTCCTATTTCTGCGGCGCAGGCCCAAAGCATATACGATCATCTGGTTCAGGCTAATATTACCGACTCCGAAATTCGTAAGCTTCATGTACAGAGAATAAAGGGGAACAACACGAAGCATCAGTAAAATACCTATCATTGGACTAAGGGAGTTAACAGAAATGATCAAACAACTACGAAGCTGGTGGAAGGATACAGAGATCCATAACTTAATCGGTCGCAAAAAGGTGGACTTTTCTATCTTTCGTGACGGTACGCATATTCCAGTTGAGTTTCATCCGGATTTTTTGGAAGCTAATCAAGGTCAACAGCCTAATTTAGGTGAAGGAATAAAGGTTAAGCTCATCTATGAAGATCGAAATTATGAAGCCACCTTATTTAAAATTGATCAAGTATCTGCTAGTCGGGAAGCTCTTCAACTTCGATATAACGGAAATCAAATGTTAAAGGATTTGTTCATTGAAACCTTCAAGCATTCCTATTCCTACATTATGCAAGAGAGAACAAATCAACTAGCAGATGATGCGAAGAAACCCCAGGTTGTCGTTCCTGAAGATCAAGCTGAATACATAGATTTCTACGCGACAGGAATTCCTTTCGAATACCGTTTGGAGTTTATAACATATAAGGCGAAGCCCAACGTTTGGTGGGTGAATCAAGGAGCTACTATTAAGGAGGAGAAGGAAGAGGGAATTCTGTGGGCACCCCTACTGAATACTCAAGGCCGAAAGCTATATCATTGGGAGACGATGAAGGAAGTTAAACAAGGAGATATCATCCTCCATTACTCCAATAAAGCTATTCGTTATGTAAGCCAGGTAACAGATGCGGCGGTGGAAGCACCCAAACCAGGCTCCATGGCCAATACGAACTGGCAAGAAGAAGGACGATTGGTTCGAACAGAGTATGTGGAACTCATTCCGCCTATTATGCTACAACAGTTTAATCAGCAAATTATGCAACTGAACATAACCCAAGGTCCGCTTCATTCTGGAGGTGGAGTGAACCAAGGATATCTGTTCCGCTTTTCAAGACAAGCTCTTCAAGTGCTTCAGTCGCTTACGGCAGAAGTGAATTGGCCTGATTTTGCCATTTTAGATCAAGATGAGACTATCTCCAATACGGAGAGCTCGCATGAGGTGATTCCTATTTTACCGTCGTCAGATTCTAGTATTACAACATTACTCCACCAAATCCAATCCCACATCCGCCGCCAAGGCTTCTTCTTCCCTGAGCACCTTATCGAGAACTTCTACCTCTCGCTAAAAGCTAAACCTTTTGTTATCCTGGCAGGGATATCGGGCACAGGGAAGACTAAACTGGTGAAGCTGTTTGCGGAAGCACTAGGGGCAACGAAGGATAACGGGCAGTATGCCCAGATTCCGGTGCGGCCGGATTGGAGCGATCCTACAGATCTGCTGGGGTACAAGGACCTGTCGGGGAGGTTCCAAGCGGGTCCGATTACGAAGGTGTTCGTGGAGGCGCGGAAGCCGGGGAATCAGCACAAGCCTTATTTTATCTGCCTGGATGAGATGAATTTGGCACGGGTGGAGCATTATTTCAGCGACATGTTAAGTGTGCTAGAGACGCAGGAGTGGCAGGAGGGGATGATTCAGACGCAGGCGCTCATCTCTTCTACCTTGCTGGATACGCCTGAGGATCAAGCGGAGTATGGCGGTCTTGGTATCCCGGAAAATGTGTTCTTGATCGGGACGGTGAACATGGACGAGACCACACATCCTTTTAGCAAAAAAGTCCTCGACCGCGCCAACACGCTAGAGTTCAATTACATCAATCTGCAGCAGTATCCGGACGTGAATGGGCAGGAAGAAGCGGATGCTCCCGCTGATCTTACTGAACTGAATCATCTTTTTCTGCGCTCTGATTATTTGCAGCTAGTAAATGCCTATGATACCAACAAAGAGCTCGTTGTCCGGACGACAGAGAGATTGGTTAAGATCAATACCTTGCTGGAGGATATTCATGCTCATGTGGGCTTTCGGGTGCGGGATGCGATTTGCTTTTATATGATTTATAACGATCGGTACAAGCTGAT encodes the following:
- a CDS encoding type I restriction-modification system subunit M; translated protein: MNDAQQKQLGATLWGIADKLRGAMNADDFRDYMLSFLFLRYLSDNYEEAVKKELGSDYLQSEEEINKIVVSANQDDAVNALKEQITDYFNKQQLDSKVKKTLIEEHEALLESGKLTPLVVWYINNLDQVTTFEKQMRRKVHFVIKPHYLWSNIYELARTQSKYLLKTLQSGFKFIENESFDSTFRGLFSEVNLDSDKIGKNYELRNETLCSIITAIAEGLSEFPNESDILGDAYEYLIGQFAAGSGKKAGEFYTPQQISTILSRIVTLDSQDPSTGKKKQLKNVLDFACGSGSLLINVRKQLGANSIGQIYGQEKNITTYNLARMNMLLHGLKDSEFKIFHGDSLLNDWDILNEMNPAKKLEFDAVVANPPFSYRWEPNDTLAEDFRFKSYGVAPKSAADFAFLLHGFHFLSDEGTMAIILPHGVLFRGGAEEKIRTKLLKDGNIDTVIGLPANLFFSTGIPVCILVLKKCKKFDDVLFINASEYYNKGKRQNVLLPEHIDKIVDTYQYRKEDDKRYSRRVSMEEIERNGYNLNMSRYVSTAAEEEIVNLTDVKKNLDEIEDTISKAKVMHNQFLKELGLPELP
- a CDS encoding nuclease-related domain-containing protein; its protein translation is MIETKNYQGEIKGGRQDQQWSVSNRYKMYNPLKQNYGHIKAIEGLLKGVAAVKFISMISFTMRCRFSIDPELRKIDSDELVVYDVELSEFISRKLISLKTGTPEPPISAAQAQSIYDHLVQANITDSEIRKLHVQRIKGNNTKHQ
- a CDS encoding McrB family protein, encoding MIKQLRSWWKDTEIHNLIGRKKVDFSIFRDGTHIPVEFHPDFLEANQGQQPNLGEGIKVKLIYEDRNYEATLFKIDQVSASREALQLRYNGNQMLKDLFIETFKHSYSYIMQERTNQLADDAKKPQVVVPEDQAEYIDFYATGIPFEYRLEFITYKAKPNVWWVNQGATIKEEKEEGILWAPLLNTQGRKLYHWETMKEVKQGDIILHYSNKAIRYVSQVTDAAVEAPKPGSMANTNWQEEGRLVRTEYVELIPPIMLQQFNQQIMQLNITQGPLHSGGGVNQGYLFRFSRQALQVLQSLTAEVNWPDFAILDQDETISNTESSHEVIPILPSSDSSITTLLHQIQSHIRRQGFFFPEHLIENFYLSLKAKPFVILAGISGTGKTKLVKLFAEALGATKDNGQYAQIPVRPDWSDPTDLLGYKDLSGRFQAGPITKVFVEARKPGNQHKPYFICLDEMNLARVEHYFSDMLSVLETQEWQEGMIQTQALISSTLLDTPEDQAEYGGLGIPENVFLIGTVNMDETTHPFSKKVLDRANTLEFNYINLQQYPDVNGQEEADAPADLTELNHLFLRSDYLQLVNAYDTNKELVVRTTERLVKINTLLEDIHAHVGFRVRDAICFYMIYNDRYKLMSEEEAFDWQLLQKILPRIQGSHSSVRRVLLNLMKGALGSGSGVTVDLPKLMDDASPLYMKWAAGQTPPTAKHPQSARKLAFMLRRLEEDGFTSYWLS
- a CDS encoding type I restriction endonuclease subunit R, which encodes MKSERQIEVEFIEKLRDLKYIYREDIRDKSALEANFKEHFEKLNRVNLSDSEFSRLRDNIITADVFTAAKTLREINTFKRDDDTPLQYTLVNIKDWCKNEFEVINQLRINTDNSNHRYDVIILINGVPVVQVELKSLQITPKKAMEQIVEYKNDPGNGYTNSLLCFMQLFIVSNESNTYYFANNHKEHFCFNADERFLPIYQMADEDNNKITHLHDFSDKFLLKCTLGQLISRYMVLVVSEQKLMIMRPYQIYAVKAIMNCIDQNRGNGYIWHTTGSGKTLTSFKASTLLKDNPEIKKCLFVVDRKDLDRQTRLEFNKFQEGCVEENTNTESLVKRLTSDDYRDKVIVTTIQKLGLALDEDHKRNQEKKKRGEPTYKDRLAKLTDQRIAIIFDECHRSQFGDNHEAIKNFFPKAQLFGFTGTPIFPENATYKQIDGEVKTLITTIDVFEKELHAYTITNAIDDRNVLRFHIDYYKPEDLKKAVKVSDNVSKKAIAEAILSKHDAATNGRRYNAMFATASINDAIEYFEIFKSLQGERKKNEARSFESLNIACVFSPPAEGNKDVKQLQEDLQQEKADNEQEPDKKKAALKIIIDDYNLQYGTNHSINEFDLYYQDVQKRIKDQKYPNSDYPHANKIDITIVVDMLLTGFDSKYLNTLYVDKNLKQHGLIQAFSRTNRVLNDTKPYGNILDFRGQEKDVDGAIALFSGKGNSSRAKEIWLVDPAPVVVEKLDKAVAELERFMESQGLEYKPEQVNNLKGDAARGEFINKFKEVQRLKTQLDQYTDIKEEQAAKVEELLPEDTLRAFRGVYIETAQMLKAQQGKDFKDKDPVVEQLDFEFVLFSSAVIDYDYIMSLISRYTQPDVPKKEKMSRDQLISLLCSNSNMMEEREDIIAYISMLETGKGLDEKAIKAGYQKFKEEKAEKEMKLIANKHGIEPASLQAFVDEIIGRMIFDGEKLSDLLEPLELGWRDRTKKELELMDNLIPLLKKLADGRVIVGLNAYE
- a CDS encoding restriction endonuclease subunit S; amino-acid sequence: MNKKDKVTMVPKLRFPEFSENGAINLENGNVIFESISNKNHNSDLLVLAITQEHGAVPRDQIDYNVSVTDKSLVSYKVVEIGDFIISLRSFQGGIEYSLYHGICSPAYIILRKKTPIVEQYYKYYFKTNKFIQDLNKDLEGIRDGKMVSYSQFSSILLPKPENKEQQKIAECLSSLDSLISAEDKKLEALKAHKKGLMQKLFPAEGETVPEWRFPEFRGSGEWEERKLSKVCAMQAGKFVKASEIFKERKDNMHPCYGGNGLRGYTFSYTHSGEFPLIGRQGALCGNVTYGTGDFHATEHAVVATKSEGIIAKWLYYLLINLKLNQYATGQAQPGLSVETLEKITTCVPKEEKEQQKIADCLSSLDDLIISQADKIEVLQAHKKGLMQGLFPSIKEVSE
- a CDS encoding AAA family ATPase, with amino-acid sequence MSPQPISSFSDLNALATHFRTLLGSKKYVLLFAYNGTGKTRLSCAFKDLGKQPIPGSEEKSTDTLYYNAFTEDLFTWDNDLEGDTERRLYLNRSSKFFNGLRELAMEERIRKFLRRYADFDFDIMYDEWFVHFSREVRNNNNATEKVENIKVSRGEENIFVWCFFLAIVELVVDQEPAYSWVKYIYIDDPISSLDDNNAIAIASHLAQLLKEQEDLKVVISSHHALFFNVMYNELKKSKGKDYFLTKNRETGEYALQDTGETPFFHHVALIIELREAVRTGKLYTYHFNILRNILEKSASFHGYTDFSECIKSGDDDSDEVTYARYVNILSHGNYSLFEPREMVDDNKKVFRDILDRYMNLYRFNPDLFNEETRENDE